The Candidatus Dadabacteria bacterium genome segment TTTCGAGACGGACACGATGCTTAATCTCTACGTTTCCCAAGGACTTTACGAGGACGCTCTGGGGATAATTGAGGTTCTCTGCGAGATGGAACCCGATAACCCGGTTTACAGAAACAAACGAGAAGAGATAATGGGTCTTCTTGGCAAATAGAAACCCCGTTTGGTTTTTCTCAGCCTTTTAATTATCATTACTCCCGGTATTTTGTCCCATGGAAATACTTGTTATCAACGGTCCGAATCTCAACATGCTGGGCAAGAGGGAGCCTGAGATTTACGGAAGTCTTACCCTTTCTGAGATTGAATCTTTTCTTTCTTCGAAAACCGACTCCCTGGGCGGAGACGTCGGACTTTCCTTCTTTCAGTCGAATTCAGAAGGGGAGATAGTCACCGCCGTACAGGACGCCTACGGGAAATTCGACGGAATAATCATAAACCCCGGCGCCTATACCCATACAAGCGTGGCCATAAGGGATGCCATACTCTCAACCGGAATGCCCGTTGTGGAAGTTCATATTTCCAACATATACAAAAGGGAGGACTTCAGGCAGAAATCCTTTGTCTCGGGAGTATCGCTCGGCGTGGTGTCGGGTTTCAGGGCGCACAGTTATTACCTCGGGCTTTTGGGACTGATTGAGCACCTGAGGAAAGAAAGCGTCTCTTCCTGAATTCCTCCCCGCGGAATTCTTATGAAGAAAAGAAAATGGGTAGTAGCAAAACCCGCTAAAGGGCCGGTTGAGAGGATTTCGGCAAAGCTCGACATCCTGCCGATAACCGCGGAACTTCTGGTAAATAGGGGAATAAATTCCGCTCAAGACGCCGAGGCGTTTCTTTCTGCATCCCTCTCGGACCTGCCTTCTCCCTTCCTGATGAAAGGCATGGAGGAGGCGGTGGCGCGCCTTTGCAGATGTGTTTACGAAAAGGAAAAAATCGCCGTTTACGGAGACTACGATGTTGACGGCGTCACGGCTACCTCTCTTCTGACGGGTTTTCTGAGAGCCCTCGGCTGCGACGTTACCTACTATATTCCCGACAGGTTCAAAGAGGGTTACGGAGTGAACTCCAAGGCGCTTCGCGATCTTAAGGAGAGGCAGGTAAACCTCGTAATCTCGGTTGACTGCGGAATCACGGCGGTGGATGAAGTGGCGCAGGCGCGCACGCTGGGAATGGATTTCATAGTTACGGATCATCACAACTTCTGTGGCCAGTTGCCCGAGGCTGTCGCCGTTCTCAATCCCCGTCAGGCGGACTGCAGGTACCCGGGAAAAGAGGTTTCGGGCGTCGGGGTAGCGTTTAACCTCGCTCTGGCCCTCAGGAGAACCCTGAGGGAGGAGGGATTCTTCGAGACCGTCGAGGAACCTAACATGGGGGATTTTCTTGATCTTGTTTCGCTTGGGACCGTCTCTGACCGCG includes the following:
- the aroQ gene encoding type II 3-dehydroquinate dehydratase translates to MEILVINGPNLNMLGKREPEIYGSLTLSEIESFLSSKTDSLGGDVGLSFFQSNSEGEIVTAVQDAYGKFDGIIINPGAYTHTSVAIRDAILSTGMPVVEVHISNIYKREDFRQKSFVSGVSLGVVSGFRAHSYYLGLLGLIEHLRKESVSS